Proteins encoded by one window of Sciurus carolinensis chromosome 12, mSciCar1.2, whole genome shotgun sequence:
- the Cnih4 gene encoding protein cornichon homolog 4 isoform X1, whose product MEAVVFVFSLLDCCALIFLSVYFIITLSDLECDYINARSCCSKLNKWVIPELIGHTIVTVLMLISLHWFIFLLNLPVATWNIYRFIMVPSGNMGVFDPTEIHNRGQLKSHMKEAMIKLGFHLLCFFMYLYSMILALIND is encoded by the exons atggaggCGGTAGTATTCGTCTTCTCTCTCCTCGATTGTTGCGCCCTCATCTTCCTCTCAGTGTACTTC ATAATTACATTGTCTGATTTAGAATGTGATTACATTAATGCTAGATCATGTTGCTCAAAATTGAACAAG TGGGTGATTCCAGAATTGATTGGCCATACCATTGTCACCGTATTAATGCTTATTTCATTGCACTGGTTCATATTCCTTCTCAACTTACCTGTTGCTACTTGGAATATATATCG GTTCATTATGGTGCCAAGTGGCAACATGGGAGTGTTTGAtccaacagaaatacataatCGAGGGCAACTGAAGTCACACATGAAAGAAGCCATGATCAAGCTTGGTTTCCACTTGCTCTGTTTCTTTATGTATCTTTATAG TATGATTTTAGCTTTGATAAATGACTGA
- the Cnih4 gene encoding protein cornichon homolog 4 isoform X2: MLLKIEQVLWTELRASCMWVIPELIGHTIVTVLMLISLHWFIFLLNLPVATWNIYRFIMVPSGNMGVFDPTEIHNRGQLKSHMKEAMIKLGFHLLCFFMYLYSMILALIND; encoded by the exons ATGTTGCTCAAAATTGAACAAG tgctgtggactgaactcagggcctcatgcatg TGGGTGATTCCAGAATTGATTGGCCATACCATTGTCACCGTATTAATGCTTATTTCATTGCACTGGTTCATATTCCTTCTCAACTTACCTGTTGCTACTTGGAATATATATCG GTTCATTATGGTGCCAAGTGGCAACATGGGAGTGTTTGAtccaacagaaatacataatCGAGGGCAACTGAAGTCACACATGAAAGAAGCCATGATCAAGCTTGGTTTCCACTTGCTCTGTTTCTTTATGTATCTTTATAG TATGATTTTAGCTTTGATAAATGACTGA